The Oreochromis aureus strain Israel breed Guangdong linkage group 7, ZZ_aureus, whole genome shotgun sequence region CAGCAACACCACAACCCAGGACCACTGATGTGGAGGGCCGCGCTGGGCCTATACCTGTGCCAGCACCCATGACAGACACCGTAATTATTAGTGAGTATAAATTCATGTTCTCAGTACACAACATTGCCAAGGGGCCTGATGTTTGCAGCGAGAGGCTTCAAGAGGCCTCTCTGTGTACccacaaagggaaaaaacacCTTTTCTCTGTTAGCAGGAAATTCAGGTTTCTGGTGCAGCATTAGGGTGTAACCAGATAAAAATTGGGCCTTGTCTTATTTCTTATCAAGCAGTTTGTTGCTTCCTAGCTCTAAGTTTGCCTTAGATCTTATCACTGTTGTCAATGTTGCGCATCATTTTGATGTCCAATTATACTGAGCGAATTAGCTAACAGGTAATTAAATTAGCCATCATAAATGCCTAGCACAGTGGttatcagtctctcactcacttactcGTTATTTGCCCCTAACAGGCTCTGTTCCCCTCTGTTTACCTCTTTCTTTGTATCAATTTGCAGTtattatctctgtgtgtgtggtgatgGGAACGGTGGCAGTGATCCTGGCTACTGTCTGCTACATCAAGTAAGTGTGAATACCAAAAATCTGAAGTAATGCAAGAGAAAGCTGCTGAATAAAGTTTACCAGAATATGAAATTCTCATTTGAAATGAATTGAGTGCAACACAAAGCCAAATCTAGTGTGTTTGCAGCAATACAGCAGTTagttaatttatatttaaaaaaaaaaacatgtagtcTGCTTGGCCATGTTTTATGTCcagtttattttacattttgaagTCAAAAAGAACTAATagtttacacagttacatgCAGTATAATCTATGAAATGTTTAGTCCTGTTTGGTTTTACTCTCACagtttttatgcatttaataACTTAAAGTTATAAAGACACATGCTGTATAAGAACATTCAGGAACTCTGACGTGGCCGTGAGATCAGAACCTGCTTGAATCTGCTGTCACTATAACCTACCATAAGCTCTGAGGTTGTGTTTAAGATTGTTTTTAAGTGGAAAACCCCCTCAAGTATTAAAGGAAGCTGATGATGCCCACAGGTTTCAAAAAGAATCACATCTTGCTGAGAAGGTAGACTACCCTGCTTTTGGAGGGGCGGGTGTACCTGCCAGTGGTACTTCGGTAAGCGCCCATCTCTAGCTTTGCCTAACGGGTATTATTAGTTCTGTTTCtcacttcttcttctgctttaaCCACAAGGTTTGTGAGCTGAAGCTTCTATCTTCAAATGTGTGATCCAcacttcctgcttttgtttGCTCCACAGATGGGAGATAAGACTCTGGCCCAAAGTGCTCAAATGTTTCACTATCAACATCAAAAACAGCAGATGCTTTCAATGGGAAAGTAAGTTATTTGCtattttgtctttctctctttttacaACACCTCTCTGCCTTTTTATAGACTTAAAACCACATCCTTTCCCTGTGCCCTTTGTCGCCATTACCTCCACATTAACTCAAGTGTCAATTCGTTTTTTTAGTCACAAGCCAGAACAGAAAGTCGGTGAAACTGAGGGCACATCAGATGAGGAAGAAGTGGGAGGTGACTTCACAGTATACGAGTGCCCCGGACTTGCACCAGTGAGTAAACGCATGCATAAAGTCGCACATGCACATATTTACAGCACTGAACATTTCTAATGTTTTATGACTGGCTGCTCATTTTCTGCGCTCTCTCAACAGACTGGAGAGATGGAGGTGAAGAACCCTCTGTTTGATGATTCAGCTGTACCTTATCAGGGGAATGCAAAATGAATGCTGAGCACTTTACAGTGCAcgtgcacgcacgcacgcacgcacacacacacacacacacacacacacacacacacacacacacacacacacacacacacaggcatacaAGCCGTTTTTCTGGAAGATGCCTTGCAATTTCACACTGCATGCATCGAAATGAAGGATTCTGGTAGAAGATGATGTGATAAAACTGACTTTTTCCTGTTCACCCTTTACTCTATCTCCCCCAGCACGGCTTTTAATACTACAAATGTGTGGTGGTTTCCttgttaatttatttctgtgtctGTTTCGAAGccactttgtcttttaatgtaAGTTTGCAAACCCCGCTAGGTGTTTGTCCTACCTAAATGTCAAACTCTAAGTTAAGATTTCCTTCTTTACCTTTGTTATTTTCCTAAAAATCTGCAGCTGTTTCCAAAGAATATGATACAATAGCTAAAACGTGTACCACGCAGATACAaataaaaaagctgaaaatgtccTAAAAGTCGACAGCCTGAACAGATACCCAGGAAAAAGTCCCTAACACAACACAAGgtttgacattaaaaatgttagtgttgttgagtttttttgtttttgttttttttttttaatccacatAAGCTGCACATGAAGATTTTTAAGACTATAGATATACTGaatagaaatgaaaatgaagtaCTCAGTGATGTCTTTTGCATGGTTTGATTGTATAGTGTTTGAAACATGGCAATGCTGCAATGAATTTTCTGCCtcctgtatgtatgtatgcatcCTATTGCTGCAGGACAAATGTACAGTAAAAGTGACTTCCAAGCACTTGAATGAAATTTTGGAGACAGGCTGTTGTGATAGACGTGTAGGTGGTAATAATCTCTGTCTTGTATCGTCTCTCTTGCCTCTTAGCAGTCCCAAGTTAACCTCATGCTGCAAATTGTACATACAAAGAGTGATAGTGTTCACTTTTTATAGATATTTGTACATGCAGACTAACTACTGGAATTAAAACTTTTTACCACATGCAACATGGACGTTGTTTAGCCTTTTATTTCTGCGGATAACATTTGGTAATACAATACTGTGCAGAAATTTGTGCCACCTCTCAGTAATTTGCTTCCATAGACCTGGACTTTATTGCATTCTTTCTGAAGACAtttctgaccattttcagaggaatgatGAATAATTGAAGCGTcagtctacacataacagagaacttagggaaacaaaacattttaaatagtCTATTTAGAGACTTTATTATTAGGCCCCTGTCCCTAAAACACATcattttttaccatttctttacTTAAATTTCCAGAAAATGATCAACAATAATGCAGTgagacaggcataaaatagcaTTTTAGCCCCAATTAGGTGATTCCAAAAGAGTTATTAGCACATACTTGGCACATATgtgcatggtgtgcagtgtgtccttaaataatttaaagaaaTTGGACAAATGAAGGAATAGGTGACATCctaatatgtaagactgctttcttccatttgcgcaacatctctaaaattagaaatatcctgtctcagagtgatgctgaaaaactagttcatgcatttattacttccaggctggactactgtaattctttattatcaggatgtcctaaaaactcgctgaaaagccttcagctaatccaaaatgctgcagcaagggtactgacagggactagaaagagagagcatatttctcctgttttggcttcccttcattggcttcctgttaaatccagaattgaattcaaaatcctgctcctcacatacaaggtcttaaataatcaggccccatcttattttaatgaccttgtagtaccatatcaccctattagagcacttcgctctcgctctgcaggcctacttgctgtccctagagtatttaaaagcagaatgggaggcagagccttcagttttcagggccctcttctgtggaaccaacttccagtttggattcgggagacagacactatctctacttttaagattaggcttaaaactttcctttttgctaaagcatatagttagggctggaccaggtgaccctgaatcctcccttagttatgctgcaatagacgtaggctgccggggattcccatgatgcattgagtttttcccttccagtcacctttctcactcactatgtgctaatagacctctctgcatcgaatcatatctgttattaatctctgtctctcttccacagcatgtctttcatcctgttttccttctttcaccccaaccggtcgcagcagatggccgcctcctgagcctggttctgccggaggtttcttcctgttaaagggagtttttccttcccactgtcgccaaagtgcttgctcataggggtcatatgattgttgggtttttctctgtatttattattgtgctatctactgtacaatataaagcgccttgaggcgacttttgttgtgatttggcgctatataaataaaattgaattgaattgaattgaattgaatcctcAATTAGTTTTGACAGTTTTCCttgaaagaaaatggcagatGTAATGGGAGACTGCAAGCTGGGGAAAGCTTCGGTGAGGACTGCCAGCAGTTCCTGGGCCAGGAAGAGGCCCAGGTACTAATGAGGGCTGTGAGAACTTAGGAGGAGGGAAAACTTATATTAGTCATAGAGCCAGAAAGGGTGTATGTAAGGTGTGGttctgctcctgaaattcaga contains the following coding sequences:
- the npdc1a gene encoding neural proliferation differentiation and control protein 1a, with protein sequence MLLFSSPRCGRRRRASLLLPLLSAVLLCVIPVSARLPEKIKTYDLDEEIDFLHSIIERQEVLEMKQQTTRKQSKHPVTMTSRTDRKNSKTDASKHKKKIQGIMLSENLNISTAAPPSNAATPQPRTTDVEGRAGPIPVPAPMTDTVIIIIISVCVVMGTVAVILATVCYIKFQKESHLAEKVDYPAFGGAGVPASGTSMGDKTLAQSAQMFHYQHQKQQMLSMGNHKPEQKVGETEGTSDEEEVGGDFTVYECPGLAPTGEMEVKNPLFDDSAVPYQGNAK